In Candidatus Kuenenbacteria bacterium, one DNA window encodes the following:
- a CDS encoding AlwI family type II restriction endonuclease has protein sequence MNKRQSEYKPLLFTTTMRNPERLKDFLTVLAEYDGEILTNEIIDKVAKSLIQKGLYQPMKVSSAIKDKWKNEVELTETETEKVFSDNPQSHKEAGFEKGWPSRFDTWFKIAKELGLVWYWQNEEIKFSESGKMLLDKEKPENELMVFANAFAKYQRQNPFRRVLNKNVPLILLIQTIKLLNDDPAYKGAGISRAEIPLLLCWQDDNAEGLYKEIKKLRKKHSYTPSNEVVLDLCYKLLNETKRDDNSILGDYPDDFIRKMRLTGLFSLRGGGRFIDINTKESATVDYILKNYISYKEFKTEKEFFKYIGQVDHDLISTLSVFKAPAKTTKAELEKWVNHYAWESIKNELLNLAQKKSSSDDILKVIEQPLRLEFLTSLAILKKLPNVIVKPNFVSDDEGLPTSFASGGSPDIECLEDKDTVLVEVTLLTGTQQHIRESFSIHRHLEEYVKRGTKSYSVFISPKSFIDTERYFDFIKKDGLEVRILNIDKLVNGLEMKTTLNEVTI, from the coding sequence ATGAATAAACGACAATCTGAATACAAGCCATTACTGTTTACAACTACAATGAGAAATCCTGAACGATTGAAGGATTTTTTAACCGTACTTGCGGAATATGACGGCGAAATTTTAACAAATGAAATTATAGATAAAGTCGCCAAATCCTTAATTCAAAAAGGATTATATCAGCCAATGAAGGTGTCTTCGGCTATAAAAGATAAATGGAAAAACGAGGTTGAGTTAACTGAAACAGAGACCGAAAAAGTATTTTCCGATAATCCACAAAGCCACAAAGAAGCAGGATTTGAAAAAGGATGGCCATCAAGATTTGATACTTGGTTTAAAATCGCCAAAGAACTTGGCCTTGTTTGGTATTGGCAAAATGAAGAAATAAAATTTTCCGAAAGCGGAAAAATGTTATTGGACAAGGAAAAACCAGAAAACGAGTTAATGGTTTTTGCCAATGCTTTTGCAAAATATCAACGCCAAAATCCGTTTCGCCGTGTTTTAAATAAAAATGTTCCGCTTATTTTGCTCATACAAACCATAAAACTTTTGAATGATGATCCTGCGTACAAAGGAGCTGGTATATCCAGAGCAGAAATACCGTTATTGCTATGCTGGCAGGATGACAATGCCGAGGGTTTATATAAAGAGATAAAGAAACTACGCAAAAAGCACAGCTACACGCCCAGTAACGAAGTAGTTTTGGATCTTTGCTATAAATTATTAAACGAAACAAAGCGAGATGATAATTCAATTCTCGGCGATTATCCTGACGATTTTATACGAAAAATGCGCTTGACTGGCTTGTTTTCTTTGCGTGGCGGAGGTCGTTTTATAGATATAAATACAAAGGAATCTGCGACCGTAGATTATATTTTGAAAAACTATATTTCCTACAAGGAATTTAAAACGGAAAAAGAATTTTTTAAATACATCGGGCAAGTTGATCACGATTTAATTTCAACACTTTCAGTATTTAAAGCCCCAGCAAAAACCACAAAAGCGGAATTGGAAAAATGGGTTAATCATTACGCTTGGGAATCTATTAAAAACGAACTGCTTAATTTGGCACAGAAAAAATCTTCAAGTGATGATATCTTGAAAGTTATTGAACAGCCATTGCGCTTGGAATTTTTGACATCCTTGGCAATCCTTAAAAAATTACCGAATGTTATCGTAAAACCAAATTTTGTTTCAGATGACGAAGGATTGCCGACGAGCTTCGCTTCTGGCGGAAGTCCTGATATTGAATGTTTGGAAGATAAAGACACGGTTTTAGTCGAAGTAACCTTGCTAACGGGAACACAGCAACATATTAGAGAGTCGTTTTCCATACATCGCCACCTTGAGGAATATGTAAAAAGAGGTACAAAATCATATTCCGTCTTTATCTCGCCAAAATCTTTTATTGATACCGAACGT